The Megalobrama amblycephala isolate DHTTF-2021 linkage group LG7, ASM1881202v1, whole genome shotgun sequence genome window below encodes:
- the zgc:152968 gene encoding RNA exonuclease 1 homolog, giving the protein MFPSTALFDETDCPFLRWGRCKRPYCVYNHGKDDTSGVMTTTDPEVIPANGASHTTEDNCLEELERINKEIEAVRSEVEKEQKRLSQYQTSQSLTQADNAGLCSEKYLRTTNSQAKDQNGNNLKYKKPVSSNSGCKYVVDRARPKTDLEYDPCSNFSADLLSSSSVECKLKSTDKVDIEHGLKNDRTGKNIQHLSSHFDDSDDEGTLVIDIPPSASDQGKRRAKEKGKSTMIKPLRSPEGTCAVNNDPLANDQTKPRQHKEKVSSDGPPSHRIEHIVSDQEKERISAKPVITQEQESSEGELVIDVSPFEDEHKLCETISKELLDLPKLCPISDAPADDGKEANEEPLNKPLSIAKHSVKETKLFLEGLKEEPVTKPVNSTNLKMEVFVSQEENVLDDISTCLDNLRSESERIKCIQDVKMLPVCSVYGNEDIYSLSPASVIQNATFRAEPQIDCISSYTQKSKIVSSTTISQEQAHQRYFPMVSSRSFPSSFHKVEEHGCSPHSQSLVETSWPSIQKSPDQPFAQNIPAYVSEIDTRTFSAPSTSQLNLKTTVDFEKLPTSDASFPVPCDLPVLPQTFASAAMTGSNNEAIVVDSSSDEELRYSDLDLSETDPMEECYRIFMEANQNEAPVVQCDAPEEVLESQEIEMKSNPTAVLKKRVAHVAKFEPASKSKAQIIVPLREGGSQLTVPSRTQLCQRRAAILTTAVKGCQSSSAPKKVYIPNVIHSSTVQNPCLGIIPVGATVQLGTNLHLIVPEGNCALPLTLIPTTVSVQRPPQPSPCVQISQTPHPPQPANYTPAKAMGVKRKAKVHHEVGTKVPHDVRQRYVNLFVEEFLKSSVTVQDAFEKALAEEKNVYDRSINKLKYLSIAVNALKRLKNQNVLPAKAPSERDQHVSRGNVPLNTQALQGLGDLTLYEQLKEHVLSEDMLRVNNFPRKHQGKADYAIQYGDTKKGISDPLKRICCRCGATFSVDKSGKHTRREECNYHYGKVIENRVPGGVETRYSCCENAVGSPGCQVFNLHVHDAVSLQGFVSSLPQSSVGKKCPGVFAVDTQTCYTTQGLELARVTVVNSSLQVIFDSFVKPGNDVIDYNTRFSGISEDDVKGTSSSLRDVQAVLLSFINADTILIGHGLENDLAALKIIHNNVIDTSVVFPHRLGLPHKRELNSLTADYLRRIIQESVVGHDTREDATACMELMLWRVKEDSKVKRW; this is encoded by the exons ATGTTTCCTTCCACAGCTCTCTTCGATGAAACAGATTGTCCCTTTCTTCGATGGGGGCGATGCAAGCGACCTTATTGTGTGTACAATCACGGCAAAGACGATACATCTGGCGTGATGACTACAACAG ATCCCGAAGTGATTCCTGCCAATGGAGCTTCTCACACCACTGAGGACAATTGTCTTGAGGAACTGGAGAGGATCAACAAAGAAATCGAGGCAGTAAGGAGTGAGGtggaaaaagaacaaaaaagactGTCACAGTATCAGACATCGCAGTCCCTCACGCAAGCAGATAATGCAGGTCTTTGCTCTGAGAAATATTTGAGAACCACCAACAGTCAGGCTAAAGACCAGAATGGAAACAATTTGAAATACAAAAAGCCTgtttcttcaaacagtggttgTAAGTATGTGGTTGATCGCGCCAGACCCAAGACTGATTTGGAATATGACCCTTGTTCCAATTTCTCTGCAGACTTGCTATCCAGCAGCTCAGTAGAATGCAAGTTAAAGTCAACTGATAAAGTGGATATTGAACATGGCCTGAAGAATGACCGAACTGGAAAAAATATTCAGCATCTGTCTTCTCATTTTGATGACTCTGACGATGAAGGTACCTTGGTCATTGACATTCCACCTTCAGCAAGTGATCAAGGAAAACGTAGGGCCAAAGAGAAAGGCAAGAGTACAATGATTAAACCACTGCGTTCACCTGAGGGGACCTGTGCAGTTAATAATGATCCTCTTGCAAATGACCAAACAAAACCCAGGCAGCACAAAGAAAAGGTTTCTTCCGATGGACCTCCAAGTCATAGAATTGAACATATTGTGAGTGACCAGGAGAAAGAAAGGATCTCAGCAAAACCTGTGATAACACAGGAACAAGAGTCTTCTGAAGGGGAACTTGTCATTGATGTTTCACCTTTCGAAGATGAACATAAGCTTTGTGAAACTATATCTAAGGAACTACTTGACTTACCCAAATTATGTCCTATTAGTGATGCCCCAGCTGATGATGGTAAAGAGGCTAATGAAGAGCCCTTAAATAAACCTCTATCAATTGCAAAGCACTCTGTAAAAGAAACCAAACTTTTTCTGGAGGGTCTAAAAGAAGAACCTGTGACTAAACCAGTTAACTCTACAAATCTCAAAATGGAAGTGTTTGTTTCACAAGAGGAGAATGTCCTGGATGACATTTCCACATGTTTAGACAATCTGAGAAGTGAGAGTGAGAGGATCAAATGCATTCAAGATGTTAAGATGCTTCCAGTTTGTTCTGTTTATGGAAATGAAGATATTTACTCACTATCTCCTGCGAGTGTAATACAAAATGCAACTTTTAGGGCAGAACCACAAATTGACTGTATCTCAAGTTATACTCAAAAGTCAAAAATTGTATCTTCTACGACCATCTCCCAAGAGCAAGCACATCAGCGATACTTCCCCATGGTCTCATCTCGGTCCTTTCCTTCGTCCTTTCATAAAGTAGAAGAGCATGGATGTAGTCCACACTCTCAAAGCCTGGTTGAAACATCTTGGCCATCTATTCAAAAAAGTCCAGACCAACCATTTGCTCAGAACATACCTGCCTATGTTTCAGAGATTGACACCAGAACTTTTTCAGCACCATCGACTAGTCAACTCAACCTAAAAACAACTGTGGACTTTGAAAAATTACCTACATCAGATGCATCATTTCCTGTTCCCTGTGACCTACCTGTTCTTCCACAGACCTTTGCATCTGCAGCGATGACAGGAAGTAATAATGAAGCCATTGTAGTTGACTCTAGTTCTGATGAGGAGCTCAGGTATTCAGACCTAGATCTTTCAGAAACTGACCCAATGGAAGAGTGCTACAGAATCTTCATGGAAGCCAACCAAAATGAAGCTCCTGTCGTTCAATGTGATGCACCT gaagaAGTATTAGAGAGCCAAGAAATTGAGATGAAGTCCAATCCAACAGCTGTGCTGAAGAAAAGGGTGGCACATGTGGCAAAGTTTGAG CCAGCAAGTAAAAGCAAAGCACAGATTATTGTCCCTCTTCGAGAGGGTGGCTCCCAGTTGACCGTTCCCTCCAGAACTCAATTATGCCAAAGAAGAGCAGCCATTTTGACTACTGCTGTAAAAGGGTGTCAGTCAAGTAGTGCtccaaaaaaagtttatataccAAATGTCATTCATTCAAGTACAGTGCAAAACC cctgTCTTGGTATCATTCCGGTTGGTGCTACTGTACAGCTGGGGACAAATCTGCACCTTATTGTACCTGAAGGAAATTGTGCTTTACCTCTGACACTGATTCCAACCACAGTGTCCGTCCAACGGCCACCTCAGCCTTCTCCATGTGTTCAGATTTCACAAACTCCACATCCTCCACAACCAGCAAACTACACACCAGCTAAG GCAATGGGTGTCAAAAGAAAGGCAAAAGTACATCATGAGGTTGGGACAAAGGTACCACATGATGTTCGCCAACGTTATGTGAACCTTTTTGTGGAGGAATTCCTGAAATCATCTGTGACGGTACAAGATGCTTTTGAGAAG GCTCtggcagaagaaaaaaatgtttatgacCGCAGTATCAATAAGCTCAAGTATCTAAGCATAGCTGTCAATGCACTTAAGAGACTTAAAAACCAAAACGTCTTGCCTGCCAAAG CTCCCAGTGAGAGAGATCAGCATGTGTCTAGAGGCAATGTACCACTAAATACTCAAGCACTTCAGGGACTCG GTGATTTGACACTTTATGAGCAGCTGAAGGAACATGTTCTGTCTGAGGACATGTTGCGAGTAAACAACTTCCCCCGTAAACATCAGGGTAAAGCTGACTATGCCATCCAGTATGGAGATACCAAGAAGGGCATAAGCGACC CTTTAAAGAGAATCTGCTGTCGATGTGGAGCGACGTTCTCTGTTGACAAAAGTGGAAAGCACACCCGCAGAGAGGAGTGTAACTACCATTATGGAAAAGTCATAGAAAATCGAG TGCCGGGAGGTGTTGAGACGCGCTACAGTTGTTGTGAGAATGCAGTTGGATCACCTGGATGCCAAGTGTTCAAT CTTCATGTCCATGATGCAGTAAGTCTTCAGGGCTTTGTGAGCAGTCTTCCTCAATCTTCGGTTGGCAAAAAATGTCCAGGAGTCTTTGCTGTTGACACACAAACA TGCTATACGACTCAAGGTCTGGAACTAGCAAGAGTGACTGTAGTCAACAGCAGTTTGCAAGTCATCTTTGACTCCTTTGTCAAGCCTGGTAATGATGTCATTGACTATAACACCAG GTTCTCAGGCATCAGTGAGGATGATGTGAAGGGTACCAGCTCTTCTTTGCGTGATGTACAAGCAGTGCTTTTGAGCTTTATTAATGCGGACACGATTCTGATCGGCCATGGCTTGGAGAATGACTTGGCTGCTCTCAAA ATTATTCACAACAATGTGATTGACACGTCAGTGGTGTTTCCCCATCGTCTGGGTCTGCCACACAAAAGAGAACTTAACAGTCTGACTGCAGACTACCTCCGGAGAATTATCCAAGAGAGTG TGGTGGGTCATGACACACGCGAGGATGCCACTGCATGCATGGAGCTCATGCTTTGGAGGGTGAAAGAAGACTCCAAAGTGAAAAGATGGTGA